The nucleotide sequence GCGAGAATGTAGCCGGTGGACACCCAGGCGATTTCGTCGAGCGACGCGCCGAGGTTCCCCATCATGTCGGGGAGGGCGACATTCACAATGGACGCATCAATCACCTGCAGCAACGACGCCAACGTCACCGCGAACGCGATGATGTATTTATGTGGTTCGCCTTCGTCAGTTGCAGACATGCCGAATGATAAGCGCCAACCCGCGTGGCGGGCGTCCCCCTCGGTTTACCGGTGTACGAACTCCGCCTTGGCACGCGGGCCATTGGTAATGAAGTTCGATACGCCGATTCGCATATCCTCGGTGGCACAGCAGGCGCCGAACATCTCAGATTCAAACCGTAGCCCCTCGGCGAGCGGCTTGCGGCACCCTTCCACGATGGCGCGCGAGATGAGTGCGTCGGTCGCCGTGCTCAGGTGCCCGAGTTCCGCCGTGGGGAGCGTGTTGGGTGTTTCAATCGGGCCGCTGTTGATGGGGGTGAGCGTGACCTCACCGCGTACGGCGGAGCGAGCGAGCGCGATGGCCGCGGCCACCACATCGCCGTCCACTTCGGCGCGCACGAGCCCGCTCGCTACAGCGTCGCGACTGGAGAGGGTGTGACCGGTGCGTAGCATTTCGGCGGCCTTCTCTACGCCTACCAGACGCGGTAGCCGTTGTGTTGCGCCCGCGCCGGGCACGATGCCGAGGTTCGCCTCAGGCTGACCGATGGCCACGCTGAGTCCGGCGCGAATGAGGCGGGCGGTGCAGCACATGGCGAGCTCGTTCCCGCCGCCGAATGCCATACCGTTCATGGCGCAGATGACCGGTTTGCCGAGCTGTTCAAAAAGATTGCCCGGTACTTTGGACCGCTCGGAGGTGGTGACTCCGTCTGCCGGGCTCTTGATAGCGGCGAGGAAGTTCACGTCGGCGCCGGAGACAAAGGCCTTGGGGCCGAAGCCGGTGATCACAACGGCGGAGATGGCGGCATCGGTACGCAGCGCCATGGCGTGTGCGGTGAGCTGGTCGTAGACGTCGTCGTTGAGCGCGTTCAGCACTTTGGGGCGGCGGATAGTGAGCACCGCCACATCGCCGTCGTCGTGCCGAATGACATGTTCAATACGGAACGGTGTGCCAGCGGCGGCCTGTTCGGTGATGCAGCGCGGCACGGGGAATCCGGCATGCGTTGCGGCATACGCCTGCACGAGCGCGAGGGCGCGCTTGACGCCCATGCTGTTCATCATGGCAAAGGGCGCGCGCATGGCGAGCCCCGTTTCCACGCCCAGTTCGAGATCGGCGAGAGTGATGATCCCGCTGTCGAGGATTTCGCCCGCGAGGCCAAAGTAAGCGCCGAGCATGGTGTCGGCGATAGTGGCTTGCTGTGCGGCGGTCATCTCGACTTTTTCGTCGCGCTTGGGCACGTCCCACGGCTTGCCGGCGGCCATCGCCTCTTTCATGAGG is from Gemmatimonadota bacterium and encodes:
- a CDS encoding 3-hydroxyacyl-CoA dehydrogenase/enoyl-CoA hydratase family protein; protein product: MSYRFRDLSIDKIGVVGSGNIGPDIALFFAKAFHAHGVPVVVVDVSADAVARGRAKAEQKIAKGRETGAFKPAAADAMLAALTFTTDYAELAGASLVIEAATENLDIKRAIFTQLESLCGPNTILASNSSHIEPEEIFGALGATTRARTAVIHYFFPAERNLLVEIVPGRDTNPVHTRALMGLYEEIGKIPVLVGGRFGYAVNPVFEGLFLAAALAVEDGLGTVKEVDTAAKIALGLGVGPFTAMNLTGGNPITNHSLDVMTSKLNAWFRSPRLMKEAMAAGKPWDVPKRDEKVEMTAAQQATIADTMLGAYFGLAGEILDSGIITLADLELGVETGLAMRAPFAMMNSMGVKRALALVQAYAATHAGFPVPRCITEQAAAGTPFRIEHVIRHDDGDVAVLTIRRPKVLNALNDDVYDQLTAHAMALRTDAAISAVVITGFGPKAFVSGADVNFLAAIKSPADGVTTSERSKVPGNLFEQLGKPVICAMNGMAFGGGNELAMCCTARLIRAGLSVAIGQPEANLGIVPGAGATQRLPRLVGVEKAAEMLRTGHTLSSRDAVASGLVRAEVDGDVVAAAIALARSAVRGEVTLTPINSGPIETPNTLPTAELGHLSTATDALISRAIVEGCRKPLAEGLRFESEMFGACCATEDMRIGVSNFITNGPRAKAEFVHR